A stretch of DNA from Elephas maximus indicus isolate mEleMax1 chromosome 21, mEleMax1 primary haplotype, whole genome shotgun sequence:
TATGCCTTTACGCTCCCCTTTAAGGACCAACAAGTTGGCTTCACAGTTCACAAAAGGGGACCTGGGTATACGACTTCACACATCCTTATATCTGCCGTCCCAAATCACGTTTGAGTTGCTCAGGGGCATACTGGTTCCTGCAAGCCCTTCTGGGAAGCCCGTATTCTGTAACTTACTGGAACTCATCAAACACTTCTGTCTTTGGAAGCAACACATTTTCCAGGTAAAGAATAAGTCTTTGTTTGGAGGATGATGTTACTTAAATGTAAACAGCAGTTTTCATGTGTAACATAGGTGGTGTATGGAGCCTTTTACCATAAACCTCCACACCTCAGCTGAACTCACCAAAGGCTCCCAGAACTGGACAAGTAAACGCATTTTTATTTGGCTATTAAAGTGCTATTTcctgggccaaaaaaaaaaaaaaaaatttttttttttctctcagtttcaCAATAGCAGCttcattggaaacaaaaaaagcaatGTATCAAAATAGGCCTgggaaacaaataaacaaacaaacaaacaaacaaacaaaatgagcctagTAACTATTTTGGAACATTACAAATGACTTGCAGGTATCAGCCCTGGTAGTGGTGACTGATAGCAAAGCCTCTGAGGTAAATGTTCTAGGGCAAAATAAGGACAAAAATGACAAAGATGACTAAGCCAGAAAAGGCAATTAATATTAATATAACAGCTACTCCAATACAAGGGAACAGTGAAAGTAaggaaaactgagaagaaagTGCGACGAACCCACGAACGTGCATTTGCTATTGTAGGAGacttaatcatttttaaaaggaaagcaaTGCAGTGTGCACTGGACAGGGCTCTTGAACTCAGAATATCTTACAGTAGTGTACTCTTTGCAAAAAGGCATCACCAACTAAGGAATTTGGCAGAGAATAGCCTGTATGATTCGTGTTACGTGAACAGACATCTTTTGTCAGCATTATCAATCCTGTACCCTGATGTTTCTCATACCCTTCACTACTGGGGAAATTCCAGTCACGTAAACTGCACACAGGTGTTTCCCCTTTTAAGATGGCATCACTCCTGCCTAGTGGACGAGAGTCTCCTGGTAAGGCTTAGCGGCAAGTACGTACTACAACTGTTATTACAAGGAGCAGCCCCTGATTTTCTTGATATGCATAGCTTTTCAGAGTTGTGATTAGACATGGCTTTCATAAATAATGCAGGTGTTTCTGTCATGCACCACTGCTGGCTCTGTAGTTTCCAGGTGAGCTGGTGGCAATACTCTATCCAGTACCTCAACAGGTGTTGGTTCTTCAGACGTTAGCTCTGTAGATGTTATATCTGTGGAAGGTTCTGCAGTTTCTGGGGAATGTTCGGCTGATGGTTCGGTTTCCTCTTCATCTTTCACTTCAAACTGCACACCCTCTTGGTCATCCACGTGATCTTTTTTGGATTGTGGGTGGACAGACACCTTGATGGCAATCTGCTGAGGCTGTTCGTGTAGGGATGAGGCGTCTGAGTCGGCGGTGGGAGAGTCGCTGCGCTTCAGAGAGTTTGGGATTGTGTAAACCTCATCCCTGTCGGGGGTCTCCTGGCCTTCCGGAGTATGTCTCACAAAATTCTGCCCCTGCTCCTCCAGCCCAACCACTTCCATGATTTCCTCCATAATCGTCCTGCAGTTCATAATGAGAGGAGGCAGAGGCACACTCCTAGCCAGCTCTTCAATATAGCGGGCAAATTCCATGGTTTTGAACTGGGTGACTTTGGCGAGCTCTAACGTTTTGGCTGAGGTGATGATGGGGATCCGCTTGGCGATCTCGAATGCCTTTTGCAGCTTCTCTGCACCTTCTGTCCTAAAGAACTCGTTGATGGCTTTCTCAGTCTTCTTCAGGTGGCTGCTCATCATGCACAGGCGGGTGATGTTGAGGATCATGACGATGGTGAAGGCCACAAGGCAGACGATCATGTAGTAGACGCCCATGTCTCCGGAGGTGAAGATGACTCTCAGGGTCACTGTGTTGTTCACAGTGCCGTAGATGTTAGAAGCGACACATGTGTATTTACCTCGGTCTGAAAACGACACCTTGGTGATGTTCAGGAGGCCGCTGTCGTGCATCTGCCATTTTCCTGtcagagggagaggagaggattCAACCAAGGACATACAACTCCCGCTGTACTTACTACAAGCTGTTCTATATTCCTAACACCATCTACGACTACCACAGTACTGCTACCAGTAACAATGAACATTTACTCAACTGCTTACTGCGTGCCAGACCGCATCTAAGTGCTTTATGTGTATATTCACTCATTTAACCTTCACCACGACTCTGTGGGTGGGTATTAATAcagggtgaggaaactgaggcacaattaGGTTAAACAATCTTCCCAAAGTCACCAGTTTAGAAGTAGTAGAGTTGGAAGATAAACTCAAGCTCAAGTATCTGTACACTCTTAACCATCAAACTATACTGCACAATGCACCCCTGGgtaggtctgaaccaccaaccttccagttagtagtcgaacgcttaactgtttgcgccacccaggaactccccacATCCtagtaaaaaataaacaatttggAAAGCACTGTGTCAGCCTTAACTGTAGCATCGGATATTCTAGTGGGCTTATGAGCATGACTCCTGAATATATGTTCACCAGGGTTAAAAAAGTTTACAGCCTCTCAGAATATAACGTATTTTAGAATTAACTTAAAATCTGCAGTCAGTCATTAAATTCTAATTGTTTATCTGGCTTCTTCATATTTGAGATAAAAGTTATCCTTGAGTGACCTCAGTTAATTAAAACATAACTTGGGTTATTAATTTTGAGAATCAACAATGAATTGTCTATATTACTTAAAGCTACACACTAGGGACTAAGGATCTAAATCTGGTGAAACTGTTTAGTTTGGATTAATTCTTAGTCTGTCTGTGTACCCACAGGTCAGAGGACCTTTATGAAACATGATTCTAAGTTTAACTTTGGGTCTTGGGCATGAGGCTTTCTGAAATCCTATAACCTCCCCAGTCTGTCCCACAGAGAAGGAGGGCCTAGGTCAAGTTTCTCGGAGGTTCTACTGAGCAGGCAGATAATTCTTTATAAAACCAGTCTAGTCTCCTAAGCCCTATCTCCTGATAGGGCAATTTAACACATAAATCCTTGTAGGATctaattattgaacagtattttAACTTGTTTCTGCTCCTTTTAGTCTAATATTTCCTGAAAGCAacgtgtttctttttttgtttttgtttttgttttgggggggggggatctCATGTCTCAATGGGCTGTATAATGAGGCAACACAGGGCCTTCTTTACTCCAGCATCCTCTGCTCCTCGGAGCATGACAGAGGAAGCTAGACAGAGCAATGAGGTACCTTCTAGGGCCCTACAATTCCTGGCATTTGCTAGATGTGGTGAATTTGGCAGGGTTTCTCTCTGGAGATGCTGTCGCATTACTTTGCTTCTGAAAGAACATCTGTGAAGAGTAGTTCCTGGTGTCCCTGAGTAACCCTTTTCTAACAATTCAGCCAGTGTACTTCCCCCTAGAGCACAAAACACTGGTTTGGAAAATGGAGTGAATTCTCAGCCTCTCGTGAATGTGTACGCAGACAAACCTGGCATGGGGCCTGTGAGATTTTCTCTCACTCAGACGAGGCATGGGCTAGCCTCCCATCCCTCTCATTCCCTGAACATGACCATTGTGATACTTCAGCTACAGAATTATCCGAATACACAATGACCTGCGGCCAGGGAAACTGCTTTATCAGTTTATCTTCTTTAAATTTGTATGTTTCATAAAAGTAGACTACAgcaagcacagaaaaaaaaaacaaaacaaaaactagttgATTGAAAATGTATTATATATGGAAGGTACTGGGTTCCAGAGAATTAGACAATACCTGTAGTAGTTTCTCATTTTTACCTTTGATCACTTATTCGAAAACACAGCAGGAAATGGGTAGAGAAGGGTAATGGTTTAAGGTGGTGGGTTTATTTGCATGGAGAGTGGCTAAGGTCAATCTATTCCCACTCCTGCCCCTTTTGTGGAAAAATTATGGGTAAATGCAAGAATATAGGAAGCACCTGGGTAGAGAAGACAAGTAGAAGCAAATACTAAACTAAGCCAGGCATCTGGTGATAATACAGATAGCTTTATTCCTACACCTGCATAATAATTTTAGTAGGAAATGTtacagaaaactaaaatcctaacATACCAATTACAATGAACCAATACtttattgaatatttaaaataGATCTGAACTTGAACTTCACAGTTTTCTTCAGGCATGCTTTTAACTGTCTACTGACATGCACTTATCCATTCTGGAATCAAGCGGTTCAATTTAGGTGACAATTTGGCCACCTTCAAAGTTTCCTGTCACACTGTTAAAAGGGGCATAGTTTAAGATCAAACGCAACCTGATTAGGTGACATTTGTGACTTGTTCAGGGAAACTTGTGAGATGTTCAGCAGTTTACTTATTATTGGGGCGCATATTACTATTATATCATATTACTGGGAGCCCTGGACAGTGTCTTCTTAGACTAACACCTTTTATATACTTCATCCAACAATTAAGTTCATTTGCTCTTAGAGTTCAGAGCCCAGCCATGTATCTTTGAAGTGATGGCTTTTATTgaactcctgttgttgttagttgccgctgagtccattccaactcttggcaacgctgtgtgtgcagagtagaatggttccataggcttttctaggctgtgatcttttgcatgcagttcttcaggcctttcttctgagatgcctccgggtgggtctgaactgccaaactttcggttagcagtccagcacttaaccctttgtgccactcaaggactcAACTCCTTAACTCTAAAACACCAcaaatatgcatacatacacCTATTTTATGATCCTAGCACAGTTGAGTAATTACCTATAATATGAGCTGTAGTGCCCCAGTTAAATGACTGAGATCACATCTCTCTCTGCCAGCAATATCCTGTTTCCAATCTAGGACAAGGACACTGAGATATTTTTTTAGCTTTCAGTCCCTTTCTAGATTCCTCTTGAGACAAAGATCATAATTATTTCATGGATTAAGGTAATACGAATGCCAGGTAGGCCCCCTCTCAGGTGTGTTATGGTAAAATGAAAATGTAACCTTGGTTTTTCTATTACCAGACCGCAAAGCAAGTCTTTGGaagccaaaacacacacacacttccaaaAACCATAAAGTTGGAGGAGCTGAGATTCTGCCCCTGGAGATTCtgttcctctgtattttctgtattaaAGGCTGACACACTCATTCCTTTCTGGAAACTCAGGCTCCAAATATTTCTTCTCAGCCTCGGCTTGACCATtaactattgaaaaaaaaaatttttttttctgcatggtCTACTACCACACGCAGCCCTGAGAACAATGAAGTTGACGCCAATTCCATTTTGGGGGTCTTCCCACATGAGCTTTTGACCAGGGCTCAGAAGACTCTCCACAGGCCCCATCCAGCCAGGAGAGCGTGAGAACACTCTGTTCTGCGTGCCACCATTCACCTCGGTCTATAGACACCTCATCCCGTGACTCCTCCTGGAAGAGTCCTGAGTTTAGCCGTCAGGAagttaaagaaatgaaaacacccACGACAACTGTCACAGGAAACCTTCAGGGCTGCCCAAATGCAGGAGGTATATGAGGGCTCTTCCTGTGTGTTTTAAACTATAATTGAGTGGGAATATCAAAGTTGTGCGCTGAGTTTTCATCACACTGTATCACTTCAGCACAAATGAACATCTGAAATGTCAGTGGCTGAGACCAAGTCAGCTCTCCCACAAGCAACGGTTTTGGAGGAAATAAAAGAGGCAGGGCATTCTGGTTTAACCACGACCTTCTGGATATAATATGGAAGATCACGTGTCAAATGTTCACCTAACACTCCCCATGCTCGTCCTCACTTCTTGGGCCTTGCCCGGATCGTACCCCCCATgcccttcctctctcttcccctccctctcccgTCCTGTAAGGTGGTCACACCTGAAGGCTTTAGGCTAAAACACTAACACACGCAGTCTGAGAAGGGCGCTGCATTTCTACTGGAGACTGGAGATGGTCCGGAAACCTACCGCGGTCTTCCCCAAGAAACCCCAGGCACGATCATCTCACGTGCAAATCTCCCTCACACAAACAGGACCCCTGTGGTGACAACCTCTCCTTTGCAAAGAGAAAAGCTAGCAGATGTCCTTTCTTAGCTGTACCCCAGTGTATGTGCCATGCTGCACAACAAAGCTGACGTTTTTAGAAGGGCGGCGATCTGCTTTTACCTTGTAcactcagtcaacaaatattctgGAATAAGTTGTCTACGTTTCAGACCCCATGCTAGACTTTGAGAACACAAAGATGAGTGACACATGATCCGGGGCTGCATAAAACTTCCCGCCCAAAGAGGAAGCCCGACTCCAAGAGAGGGTGACAGTAACATGTGGCAGATGTGACGGGATGGGATGTGGCAGTGGGGTGTGCAGGACAGAGTGGGAGGACTTCTTAGACAAGGGCAGTGCTAAGCCAGGTCGGGTAGGGAGGTGCAGGTGGTGGGAGAGGAATGGGAGTCAAGAGAAAGGCACTTTAAGGCCAGAGAGGGAAGTTGGAAGGGAGGGAGCATATGAGCAAAGGGGAACACCCTGTGTGTGGCGGAAGGAAACCAAGAAGGCTTGAATGGAGTCAGGGCTTGAGAAGAGTGTAGGGCCAGATTACAGGCAGCCCTCCAAATATTCAAGAGCTTCACACTCATCCTGTGGGAGAACTGGAGCCCCACTAATATAGAATTTCAACTTACATGACTTTTCTTTTGACGGATTTGCCATATTTCATTTCTCAGAGGTGCCAGGCTcactcctgcctcaggaccttccCATAAACTTCCTCTCTGCCTGCCTGGAAAGCTCCCCCACCCTATCACATTCCACGTCCCCCACCCAGCACATTCTTAACCCAGTTAAGACACCTCACTCCCTGAGAAAGTCTTCTCTGATCCTTGACTGAATCAGTGGAGAAGAACTCAAAGTCCAGAAGCAGATGCCAGTGAATCTGAGAGTTTAAAAAATGAGGGCAAAGGTTTTCAGAAGTTTTTCTCTCCAGTGATACAGCTCCAGAGCTTTCCTTCCTGCCAGCCTTCTCCGGGATGAGCCATAGCCTTGGTCCCACACCAGGAAGGTGGCTACCTTGTACCACTGTGTTCACCATGGGGGCAGGGCACATGGCACAGCACAACGTGTCATTTCAGTGGACAGCGTCAGGCAGACCATCTAGCAATTAGAGAAGTAGATCAACAGTATCATCTGATTTCAGGTAAACTGTAAATACCAAGGAATTCTGTGCTACAGGGTCTCTTGGGACTCAATGAAGACCCCCTATATAGATCAGAACTACTGCTCATACAAATGGCATCTGACCCAATTACCGCTGTGTTGAAATGGGTAGCATCAGTAATTCTGGAACTGAAGGGCCACAAGGAAAAGTGAGAGCAAAGCCTTAAAGATGCTGTAATTATAGCTTTTCTCCAAACACCCTGTCTACTGAAATCCTAAATCTTGCCAGCTTTTCCTGACGATTACAGAGCATTAAAAATTAACATTATACTTAAATACTAAGCTCTGAGAATTTCCCTCAATTTACTTAGAAGAaaaggatttctttttccttagAGACATCTTTCTGTGAACGTGTGTTTCCAAACAAGCTGATGGTTTGTCTATGTCCCCAGTGagcattaaaaaaagattaaaactctactggagaaaccctgagacatcctttcaactcagtactgaaatcactcctgagattcacccttcagccaaagatcagacaggcccataaaacaaaacaagactaaaggggcacaccagccctggggcaaggatgagaaggtaggaggggacaggaaagctgataatggggaacccaaggtccagaaggggagagtgttgacatgtcacggggttggcaaccaatgtcacaaaacaatgtgtattaactgtttaatgagaaactaatttattctataaaccttcatctaaagcacacgaAAAAATTAAAACTCTATTCACAACCCTCTTTACTTTCGGTTCTTAATTTCACACACCCATGCTTTCCAAAGAAAGTTCACTCtacaagaattttgttttcttgaaacCTACCTAAATAAAACTTTTCAGGTGGCAAGAATGCCAGTAAATGCTAATACAAACATAAATGAAATACAACATTTACTTGAATGAGTAACACACCGAACGGGCGTTCTTCAAATAAGAACAAAACGTGTGCGtgtgtttgtttgtgtctataaATGTGGTGCATATTTTCCAATATGTGAAATATAGGCTACAGAAAGAAAGGATCCATGCCTTTTTATAaaacataattcaaaaatgaaTTCACCACTGTATGTCTGCACCTGTTACGGAGCTTCCGTAGCAGATGACGGCTCTCTGAAGCCACCCAAGGAGTCAGGTTATGAACGCCGCAGGCTGCAAGGGCAAAGCTTCTGGTGCCACATTCCACCCCGCTCCCTGCTCCACTCGCCCCAACCCTCCCGGACACATCTTCTcagagtactaaaaaaaaaaaaaaatttttttttttttttttcagagtactAGGGCCTCTCTAATAAGCTATTTCCTATATCATGGGGAGCAAAGGTGGCCTGGGATAACACAGGCTTAGCTCAGCTTTCAGATCAGGAAGAGCGGTGGGAGGGCTTTGCTGTTCAGATTCTGCAGTTACGCTCTGCTTGCAGGTATTAAATAGAATCTGAAAAGAACCCGCTGTCTTTTTATTTCGTAGCAAATAGGAAACATCTGACCCTTCGGCTAATGTGACCTGGTAATCTTAACTTTAAAGAAACTGCCACGCATCGAATTCCACGCTGGCTAGCAGTAGTCTTTTCTGAGCATAGCTACAGATGGTCTTCCAAGACAGGACCACTCTACACCCGATTCATGTAAATAACTTCCATTTTGGGAATCTCAGCTCTTATCTGAGATGGATCTGAAAAAGGTCTTTCCACTGCTAAGGCTGAAGCTATCTGGCCTCACGTTCAGCATTTGGAACATAACTCATTAAAAAACACTATAAACAGTCAGCTTACACTGACTCATGATATGGCTCAATTTAGAAAACGAGCCTAAATATCatacattaggagccctggtggtgtagtggttaagagcttggctgctaaccaaaaggtcagcagttcaaatccaccagctgctccttgaaaaccctatgtggcagttttactctgtcttacagggtcactatgagccagaaccaactagatggcacctaacaacaataacttcaTATATTAAACCACTTTTATGGGAAAATACATTATGGGTTCAAACAACTGACTCAAAAATCTACTTTGGAATGATTCTTTGGTGAGCTGAGGAGCGCTCCTTCGGGTCAGACCAACGTGTCTCGACCTTGGCACCACTGTGATTATGGGCTGCATACTTCTTTGTAGTggtgggctgtcctgtgcactgcacGATgtctagcagcatccctggcctctagaaccactggatgccagtagcacACAGCTCCTCCCCACAGGCTGGAACAACGAAAAACACTCCAGACTTTGCCAAATGTCTCCTGAAAGGAAAATAGGTCCCGGTTGAAAACCACTGGGTTAGGCAGAGGCAAAGTTCATTCTGTACATACTTTGTAATTTCCACAGACAGTGCTTTCTCCAGAGGTAGAAGCACACTGGACACCAACAGGCCTTCTGTACCCAGAAGTGATGTGCTGAGAATGGGAAGGCTGCTGACTGACGAGAGCATTCTAAACTTGCTGTTATAGTAGTCACAACACCACTGGGAAATTTCAAATAACATTTAAAGGATATATCCTTTAAATATATATCTTTTAAATAATGCATAGTGCtgccatgaactggaatcaatttgatggcaatgagttggttttggttttttgtgtgtgtatatatgtacacacacatacacacatatatatatacatatttgggttttatatatatattaaaaaaaaaaacccactgccatcgagtcaagtccgactcatagagaccctataggacagagtagagttgccccatagagtttccaaggagcacctggtggatttcaactgccgacctcttggttagcagctgtagcacttaaccactacaccaccagggtttccatatacctatataggtatatatataaacacacacacacacacacacacacacacactgtatttttatgcaaatagcgtATGCTTTCTACGTTTGCCAACTGAGCCCCCCCCATGTATCTTCCTAAGCAccactatgttaatttttttttttttttaacagcaacgcatgcaaaaaaaaattggcatagcagtgcttacaaaaatacctcagggGGAGGGCTCTGTTGGcaatatttgcagaaaaatatgGTGTGAACTTATTGAGTTTTTAAAAGGTTGAGAAATTGAGATAAACAGTAAAATACTACCTCCTTCTTTTATACAACATACTGCATTATACAGGGATTTACATATTTGGAATCTATTATTGTGAGAATATAGTTCaatattaacaataacaacaataatagcagTTGCCATTCACTGAGAGGTTGGTATGTTCCAGGTACTACGCTAAGCATTTAATATACAATACTTTatgcattggagccctggtgatgccatagttaagagttaaggctgctaaccaaaaggtcagcagtttgaatccaccagctgctccttggaaaccctatagggcagctctactctgtcctgtagggtcactatgagtcagaatcgactcgatggcaatgagttcaaTGAGTTAACAGGTTACTTTATTCATTACTCACAACCCCACCTAGTAGTAAAAAAAGGATTATCCCcatttacaggtaagaaaatgaTGTCTCAGAAAAGTTAAGAAGCTGGCTCAAAGATGGCTATAGTGAGATTCTTTCGAATTTCCAATAATACATTCATAATTACATAAGTTTTGTTTAATGCCTTTTGATGAACTGATTTTTTAATCTCAAATATTTAATGTACTAAAAGCGTACTCGGTACAGTATCTTCACAGGTTAATATGCTACTTCACACTGATCTCAGAGGTAAAGGATAACCTACACTCAATGCTGTGGAAACTGATCTCCTTATAGATGATGTACTAGGCATGGAGATGACACACTATGGTTTTAAAACTTGGCTGCCATAGCTTCTTGTTGTCCCTCACAGAAGCAgttaaaaggcatttcacaaactaTCCAGAGAATTTAGCAAACTTAGAGAAAAAACCATAAAGCAATGTAAACTAAATGCAAAATTTATAACAATGAATTCCACAAAACTCGAGTAGATGTGGTGACAATCGTGAACTTTGTATAATTCACTTAGCTTCTCTGTGTTTGGTGACAGGAGCATGGAAAACTGGAATTCACAGAACAATTCAAGAGCTAACTGTAAACATTTTCAAACTCAGTCTTCAACAAGCCAGAAGTGTTTCCAAGGGCCCATATCAGCTGACTTTCTTGAAATGCTTGCTACTTATCATCGGATAGAGGTGCTAACGTGCATTTAAATGGTTTGAAACCAGAGTAGGAAGCCACAGCAGACACATACTGGGTAATTAGTGCCTGAAATAACTGGGACTTTCTCATAATACTTTCTGGCAACTATATACatgtaaccctggtggcacagtggttaagagctacagctgctaaccaaaaggtcggcacttcaaattcaccaggcgtttttgggttccttggaaaccctatgaggcagctctactctgtcctatagggttgctatgagtcggaatcgactccacggcaacaggtttatatacaTGTCTACACACCTCTAACAAACTGAAAACAGTAAATTTCATGGCTATATGTGGTTATTGATGTTCTTTGAATTCTGAGTTAGTTCTGTAATAGTTAGTGGGATACCTCAAACATGTCCTTTGGTGAATTACCACCCCCTCTCCCCGCCaaaaaagtcttcccctagaaatAGATTGCACATTAGCCTCTTCTGGCCATGTGGAATTGAAGTGACAAGCACTGGGGAAGCAAAGCAAACCAGCAGCTACTGCTCCTGCCAATGACAGGAAATAACCCCATTCTTTCTAGGACCAGCGGGGCTGGCATGAATAATAGCTATCTCACTTTTTCAGCCTGAACAAGAAATGAAATTGTTCCTTTCCAAGCTAATCACAAACTGAATGGTAGTAGTCTCCTTCCAGAGTAActcactagataactgggaatgTATACACTAACTT
This window harbors:
- the MFAP3L gene encoding microfibrillar-associated protein 3-like, translated to MDRLKSHLTVCFLPSVPFLILVSTLATAKNVTNSTLNGTDVVLGSVPIILATVDHVIVKEGNSALINCSVYGIPGPQFKWYNSIGKLLKGEEDEKERGGGKWQMHDSGLLNITKVSFSDRGKYTCVASNIYGTVNNTVTLRVIFTSGDMGVYYMIVCLVAFTIVMILNITRLCMMSSHLKKTEKAINEFFRTEGAEKLQKAFEIAKRIPIITSAKTLELAKVTQFKTMEFARYIEELARSVPLPPLIMNCRTIMEEIMEVVGLEEQGQNFVRHTPEGQETPDRDEVYTIPNSLKRSDSPTADSDASSLHEQPQQIAIKVSVHPQSKKDHVDDQEGVQFEVKDEEETEPSAEHSPETAEPSTDITSTELTSEEPTPVEVLDRVLPPAHLETTEPAVVHDRNTCIIYESHV